From the genome of Streptococcus lutetiensis, one region includes:
- the trpC gene encoding indole-3-glycerol phosphate synthase TrpC, with product MKTPCREVDSLELEPLQLLRETYKLYDYLKNNANKLQIIAEVKKASPSLGDINLEVDIVKQAKTYQDSSAVMISVLTDPFFFKGDIDYLRQISNQVKIPTLAKDFIIDEKQIIRSRNAGATVILLIVVALSETHLKELYDFATGLGLEVLLETHNLAELEVAHRIGAKIMGVNNRNLVTFETDINTSLELSTHFKEGPVYISESAIFTKEDAELVAPFFNGILVGTALMTAENVAEKVKELQIDKD from the coding sequence ATTAAAACTCCATGTAGAGAAGTAGACTCTTTAGAGCTTGAACCCTTACAACTTCTTCGTGAGACTTATAAACTCTACGATTACCTTAAAAATAATGCGAATAAGCTACAAATTATCGCTGAGGTAAAAAAAGCCAGTCCTAGTCTTGGTGACATTAATCTCGAAGTTGATATTGTCAAGCAAGCCAAAACTTACCAAGATAGCAGTGCTGTGATGATTTCTGTTTTGACAGACCCTTTCTTTTTCAAGGGGGACATTGATTATCTTCGTCAGATTTCAAATCAAGTAAAAATTCCAACCTTAGCAAAAGATTTTATTATCGATGAAAAACAGATTATTCGTAGCCGAAATGCAGGAGCGACTGTTATTTTACTGATTGTAGTGGCTCTTTCTGAGACACATTTGAAAGAACTTTATGATTTTGCAACAGGATTAGGATTAGAAGTTTTACTTGAAACACATAACTTAGCAGAGTTGGAAGTGGCTCATCGCATTGGTGCTAAGATTATGGGCGTTAACAATCGTAACTTGGTGACCTTTGAGACTGATATCAATACAAGCTTGGAGTTATCAACGCATTTTAAGGAAGGTCCTGTTTATATTTCAGAGTCAGCTATTTTTACCAAAGAAGATGCTGAGCTCGTTGCTCCATTTTTCAATGGCATTTTAGTTGGTACAGCTTTGATGACTGCTGAAAATGTAGCTGAAAAAGTGAAGGAGTTGCAAATTGATAAAGATTAA
- a CDS encoding rhodanese-like domain-containing protein yields the protein MNWMIFLIALVVIVGWFAWTYISVRRSAKFINNAEFESMIHTSQLIDVREAAAFKTKHIMGARNLPASQIQLSYSAIRKDKPVLLYDSSRSSALPRVIRTLKKAGYTNLYVLKDGFDYWTGKVKEG from the coding sequence ATGAACTGGATGATTTTTCTAATTGCTTTAGTCGTTATCGTTGGTTGGTTCGCATGGACATACATTAGTGTTCGTCGTTCAGCTAAATTCATTAATAATGCAGAATTTGAAAGCATGATTCACACAAGTCAATTGATTGATGTTCGTGAAGCAGCTGCTTTCAAAACAAAACACATTATGGGAGCGCGTAATCTCCCAGCTAGCCAAATTCAATTGTCTTACTCAGCTATTCGTAAAGATAAACCTGTTCTTTTATACGATAGTAGTAGAAGTTCAGCACTTCCACGTGTTATTAGAACACTTAAAAAAGCAGGCTACACTAACCTGTATGTTCTTAAAGACGGCTTTGACTACTGGACAGGAAAAGTTAAAGAAGGTTAA
- a CDS encoding phosphoribosylanthranilate isomerase, which produces MIKIKICGLSSKEAVEQAVESGADYIGFILAKSKRQVGIKQASHLAQLISETVQKVGVFVSPTLLELQEAITKVPLDLVQIHGEFADENFEKIEVPSIRAIPVQKTLGEIHTKADFLLFDAPLAGSGKTFDWELLKDTKIRKPYFLAGGLTVDNVGQAITFFRPYAVDISSGVETDGKKDLLKIMRLTESVKK; this is translated from the coding sequence TTGATAAAGATTAAAATTTGCGGACTTTCAAGCAAAGAAGCTGTTGAACAAGCGGTAGAAAGCGGAGCTGATTATATTGGTTTCATCTTGGCCAAAAGTAAACGTCAAGTCGGCATAAAACAAGCTAGCCATTTAGCTCAGTTGATTTCAGAAACTGTCCAAAAAGTGGGTGTTTTTGTAAGTCCGACTCTCTTGGAGCTTCAAGAAGCCATTACCAAAGTACCTCTTGATCTGGTGCAAATTCACGGAGAATTTGCGGATGAGAACTTTGAAAAAATTGAAGTTCCAAGTATTCGTGCCATTCCTGTCCAAAAAACACTGGGAGAAATTCATACTAAAGCAGATTTTCTATTATTTGACGCCCCCCTAGCTGGTTCCGGAAAGACATTTGATTGGGAATTGCTAAAAGATACTAAAATTAGAAAGCCATATTTTTTAGCCGGTGGATTGACTGTCGATAATGTCGGACAAGCTATAACTTTCTTTCGACCCTACGCTGTTGATATTTCTTCTGGCGTTGAGACAGATGGTAAAAAAGATTTATTGAAGATTATGAGATTGACAGAAAGTGTGAAAAAATGA
- a CDS encoding Nramp family divalent metal transporter, producing the protein MLLETIVTSQKSLSEVTQSIAVPKNASFWRTLRAFIGPGALVAVGYMDPGNWITSVVGGATYKYILLSVVLISSLIAMQLQQMAGKLGIVTRKDLAQATAAHLPKKLRILLFIVIELALMATDLAEVIGSGIALHLLFGWSLLFSILITILDVFILLSLMKLGFRKIEALVSTLIATILIIFLYLVLLSKPSFSGILQGYIPHPAIIDLHQSGVNSKLTLALGIIGATVMPHNLYLHSSISQTRKVDYSSQKSIKQAVRFMTWDSNIQLTVAFVVNSLLLILGASLFYGHANEINAFSQMYEALQDSNIAGTVASAALSTLFAVALLASGQNSTITGTLTGQIVMEGFLKLRLPQWLIRLVTRLAALAPVLIVTVLYGSQESVLDQLIVYSQVFLSLALPFSIFPLVYFTSDRKIMGDFVNAKWNTILGYLVAVILTILNLKLIIDLF; encoded by the coding sequence ATGCTTTTGGAAACTATTGTTACTTCTCAAAAATCACTTAGTGAGGTCACTCAAAGTATTGCGGTTCCAAAAAATGCCTCATTTTGGCGAACACTTCGAGCCTTTATTGGACCAGGAGCTTTAGTAGCTGTTGGTTACATGGACCCTGGTAACTGGATTACTAGTGTTGTCGGTGGGGCTACTTATAAATATATCCTTTTATCAGTTGTACTGATATCATCTCTGATTGCGATGCAACTACAGCAGATGGCGGGAAAATTAGGAATCGTTACAAGAAAGGATTTAGCGCAGGCGACTGCTGCCCATTTACCTAAGAAACTACGCATTCTTTTATTCATTGTCATTGAATTAGCTTTGATGGCAACAGACTTAGCAGAAGTTATCGGATCTGGGATTGCACTGCATTTGCTCTTTGGCTGGTCCTTATTGTTTTCGATTTTAATTACTATCTTGGATGTATTTATCCTTTTATCCTTGATGAAGCTTGGCTTTCGCAAGATTGAGGCTTTGGTTTCGACCTTAATTGCAACAATTTTGATTATTTTCCTTTATTTAGTCTTATTATCAAAGCCAAGTTTTTCAGGTATTTTACAGGGCTACATCCCACATCCAGCGATTATCGATTTGCATCAGAGCGGTGTAAATAGTAAGCTAACGCTGGCTTTAGGAATTATCGGTGCTACGGTAATGCCGCACAATCTTTATCTCCATTCATCGATTTCACAGACTCGTAAGGTTGATTACTCTAGCCAAAAATCCATTAAACAAGCCGTTCGTTTTATGACTTGGGATTCTAATATTCAACTGACGGTAGCTTTTGTGGTTAACTCGCTTCTTCTTATCTTGGGAGCTTCGCTCTTCTACGGGCATGCCAATGAAATCAACGCTTTTTCACAAATGTATGAAGCTCTTCAAGATTCAAACATTGCAGGTACAGTTGCTAGCGCCGCTTTATCAACCTTATTTGCTGTCGCCTTATTAGCTAGCGGGCAGAATTCTACCATCACAGGAACCCTAACTGGGCAAATCGTTATGGAAGGCTTTTTAAAATTACGCTTACCACAATGGCTTATCAGACTGGTCACACGTTTGGCTGCACTAGCTCCCGTTCTGATTGTGACTGTGCTCTACGGTAGTCAAGAAAGTGTCCTTGATCAACTGATTGTTTACTCACAAGTTTTCCTTTCGCTGGCACTGCCATTCTCCATTTTCCCTTTGGTTTACTTCACATCGGACCGCAAAATTATGGGAGACTTTGTCAATGCCAAATGGAATACCATTTTAGGATACCTTGTCGCCGTTATCTTAACTATTCTAAACTTAAAATTAATTATTGATTTGTTTTAA
- the typA gene encoding translational GTPase TypA has product MTKLREDIRNVAIIAHVDHGKTTLVDELLKQSHTLDERKELQERAMDSNDLEKERGITILAKNTAVAYNGVRINIMDTPGHADFGGEVERIMKMVDGVVLVVDAYEGTMPQTRFVLKKALEQNLTPIVVVNKIDKPSARPAEVVDEVLELFIELGADDDQLEFPVVYASAINGTSSLSDDPADQEHTMAPVFDTIIDHIPAPVDNSEEPLQFQVSLLDYNDFVGRIGIGRIFRGTVKVGDQVTLSKLDGTTKNFRVTKLFGFFGLERREIQEAKAGDLIAISGMEDIFVGETITPTDCVEPLPILHIDEPTLQMTFLANNSPFAGREGKFVTSRKVEERLLAELQTDVSLRVDPTDSPDKWTVSGRGELHLSILIETMRREGYELQVSRPEVIIKEIDGVKCEPFERVQIDTPEEYQGSVIQSLSERKGEMIDMQSTGNGQTRLVFLAPARGLIGYPTEFLSMTHGYGIMNHTFDQYMPVINAEIGGRRRGALVSIDTGKATTYSIMSVEERGTIFVNPGTEVYEGMIIGENSRENDLTVNITKAKQMTNVRSATKDQTAVIKTPRILTLEESLEFLNDDEYMEVTPESIRLRKQILDKNLRAKAAKKKKSAAEE; this is encoded by the coding sequence ATGACTAAATTAAGAGAAGATATTCGTAACGTGGCGATTATCGCCCACGTTGACCACGGGAAAACAACCCTTGTTGATGAATTGTTGAAACAATCACACACACTTGACGAACGTAAAGAATTGCAAGAACGTGCAATGGACTCAAACGATCTTGAAAAAGAACGCGGAATTACAATCCTTGCTAAAAATACTGCAGTTGCTTACAACGGTGTTCGTATCAACATCATGGACACACCAGGACACGCGGACTTCGGTGGAGAAGTTGAACGTATCATGAAAATGGTTGATGGTGTTGTTCTTGTTGTCGATGCGTACGAAGGTACTATGCCTCAAACACGTTTCGTGTTGAAAAAAGCTCTTGAACAAAACTTGACACCAATCGTTGTTGTTAACAAAATTGATAAACCATCAGCTCGTCCAGCAGAAGTTGTTGACGAAGTTCTTGAACTTTTCATCGAACTTGGTGCCGATGATGATCAATTAGAATTCCCAGTTGTTTACGCATCAGCTATCAACGGTACATCATCACTTTCTGATGATCCAGCTGATCAAGAACACACAATGGCTCCAGTCTTTGATACAATCATTGACCACATTCCAGCTCCAGTTGATAACTCAGAAGAACCACTTCAATTCCAAGTGTCGCTTCTTGATTACAACGATTTCGTCGGACGTATCGGTATCGGACGTATCTTCCGTGGTACTGTTAAAGTTGGTGATCAAGTTACTCTTTCAAAACTTGACGGTACAACTAAAAACTTCCGTGTTACTAAACTATTTGGTTTCTTCGGACTTGAACGTCGTGAAATCCAAGAAGCAAAAGCTGGTGATTTGATTGCTATCTCAGGTATGGAAGATATCTTCGTTGGTGAAACAATCACTCCAACTGATTGCGTTGAACCACTTCCAATCCTTCACATTGACGAACCAACTCTTCAAATGACATTCTTGGCAAATAACTCACCATTTGCAGGTCGTGAAGGTAAATTCGTAACATCTCGTAAAGTTGAAGAACGTTTGCTTGCTGAATTGCAAACTGACGTATCACTTCGTGTTGATCCAACTGATTCTCCAGATAAATGGACTGTATCAGGTCGTGGTGAATTGCACTTGTCAATCCTTATCGAAACAATGCGTCGTGAAGGATACGAACTTCAAGTATCACGTCCAGAAGTTATCATCAAAGAAATTGATGGCGTGAAATGCGAACCATTCGAACGTGTTCAAATCGATACACCAGAAGAATACCAAGGTTCAGTTATCCAATCATTATCAGAGCGTAAAGGTGAAATGATTGACATGCAATCAACTGGTAATGGTCAAACACGTCTTGTCTTCTTGGCACCAGCTCGTGGACTTATCGGTTATCCAACTGAGTTCCTTTCAATGACTCACGGTTATGGTATCATGAACCACACATTCGACCAATACATGCCAGTTATCAACGCTGAAATCGGTGGACGTCGTCGTGGTGCTCTTGTATCTATCGATACTGGTAAAGCAACAACATACTCAATCATGTCTGTTGAAGAACGCGGAACAATCTTCGTTAACCCAGGTACTGAAGTATACGAAGGTATGATTATCGGTGAAAACTCACGTGAAAACGACTTGACAGTTAACATCACTAAAGCTAAACAAATGACAAACGTTCGTTCAGCTACGAAAGACCAAACTGCCGTTATCAAAACTCCACGTATCTTGACTCTTGAAGAATCACTTGAATTCTTGAATGACGATGAATACATGGAAGTTACACCAGAATCAATCCGCTTGCGTAAACAAATCCTTGATAAAAACTTGCGCGCTAAAGCAGCTAAAAAGAAAAAATCAGCCGCTGAAGAGTAA
- a CDS encoding Dps family protein yields MTQTMTETIYASVTHNISQNTKNAKTKAVLNQAVADLSKAASIVHQIHWYMRGAGFFYLHPKMDELMDGLNASLDEISERLITIGGAPFSTLKEFDENSKLEETAGSFDKTMDENLARLVEVYTYLTALYQVGLDVTDEEGDAPSNDIFTAAKSDAEKTIWMLQAERGQAPGLK; encoded by the coding sequence ATGACTCAAACAATGACTGAAACTATTTACGCATCTGTAACACATAACATTTCACAAAATACAAAAAATGCTAAAACAAAGGCTGTGCTTAATCAAGCAGTAGCAGATCTATCAAAGGCTGCTTCAATCGTTCACCAAATTCACTGGTACATGCGTGGTGCTGGATTCTTCTATCTTCACCCAAAAATGGATGAATTGATGGATGGACTTAACGCTAGCTTGGATGAAATCAGCGAACGTTTGATTACAATTGGTGGCGCACCATTCTCTACCCTTAAAGAATTCGATGAAAACTCTAAATTAGAAGAAACTGCTGGTTCATTCGATAAGACAATGGACGAAAATCTTGCTCGTTTGGTTGAAGTTTACACTTACCTTACAGCTCTTTACCAAGTTGGTCTTGATGTGACTGATGAAGAAGGAGATGCCCCATCAAATGACATCTTCACAGCAGCGAAATCTGACGCTGAAAAAACAATTTGGATGCTCCAAGCCGAACGTGGACAAGCTCCAGGACTTAAATAA
- a CDS encoding DUF3165 family protein — protein MFYLIIAILIISYYIFMAPKTIRNTLGMIGLVGLVAMLLVLAVMSFVKIMQSPPEIFLALAMVVLGFFALRDVYRLPVKKNENKQYSERG, from the coding sequence ATGTTTTATTTAATTATTGCGATTTTAATTATTTCATATTATATTTTCATGGCTCCTAAAACAATTCGTAATACTCTTGGGATGATTGGTTTGGTTGGCTTAGTTGCAATGCTACTTGTTTTAGCGGTAATGAGCTTTGTTAAAATCATGCAATCACCACCAGAAATTTTTCTTGCACTTGCTATGGTTGTCTTGGGATTTTTCGCGCTAAGGGATGTCTATCGCTTACCTGTTAAGAAAAATGAAAATAAGCAATATAGCGAAAGAGGCTGA
- a CDS encoding ROK family glucokinase encodes MTKKLLGIDLGGTTIKFGILTLEGEVQEKWAIDTNTLEDGKHIVPDIVESIKHRLNLYGLTKDDFAGIGMGSPGAVDRENKTVTGAFNLNWAHTEEVGSVIERELGIPFAIDNDANVAALGERWTGAGANNPDVVFVTLGTGVGGGVIADGNLIHGVAGAGGEIGHMNVEPVDGFECTCGNKGCLETVASATGIVRVARHLAEEYEGDSKIKASIDNGDVVTSKDIFVAAEAGDKFADSVVEKVGFYLGQATANIANILNPDSVVIGGGVSAAGEFLRSRVEKYFVTYAFPQVRKTTKVKIAELGNDAGIIGAASLASQFVD; translated from the coding sequence ATGACTAAAAAACTTTTAGGGATTGACCTAGGTGGAACAACGATTAAATTCGGTATCCTAACTCTTGAAGGTGAAGTTCAAGAAAAATGGGCAATCGATACAAATACACTTGAAGATGGGAAACACATCGTCCCTGATATTGTTGAATCAATCAAACACCGTTTGAACCTTTACGGTTTGACAAAAGATGATTTTGCTGGTATCGGTATGGGTTCACCAGGTGCTGTTGACCGTGAAAACAAAACTGTTACAGGTGCCTTCAACTTGAACTGGGCTCACACTGAAGAAGTTGGTTCAGTTATTGAACGTGAACTTGGTATTCCATTTGCTATCGACAACGATGCTAACGTAGCTGCTCTTGGTGAACGTTGGACGGGTGCTGGTGCTAACAACCCTGATGTTGTTTTCGTAACACTTGGAACTGGTGTTGGTGGTGGTGTTATCGCTGATGGTAACCTTATCCACGGTGTTGCAGGTGCTGGTGGAGAAATCGGTCACATGAACGTTGAACCAGTTGATGGTTTTGAATGTACATGTGGTAACAAAGGATGTCTTGAAACAGTTGCTTCAGCAACAGGTATTGTTCGTGTAGCTCGTCACTTGGCAGAAGAATACGAAGGTGATTCAAAAATCAAAGCTTCTATCGACAATGGTGACGTTGTAACAAGTAAAGATATCTTTGTAGCTGCTGAAGCTGGTGATAAATTTGCTGATTCAGTTGTTGAAAAAGTTGGTTTCTACCTTGGACAAGCAACTGCTAATATTGCAAACATCTTGAACCCAGACTCAGTTGTTATCGGCGGTGGTGTATCAGCTGCAGGTGAATTCTTGCGTAGCCGTGTTGAAAAATACTTCGTAACATACGCATTCCCACAAGTTCGTAAAACAACTAAAGTTAAAATCGCTGAACTTGGTAACGATGCTGGTATCATCGGTGCTGCAAGTCTTGCAAGTCAATTTGTAGATTAA
- a CDS encoding YqgQ family protein, whose product MKTLFDVQQLLKRFGIFVYIGKRLYDIEVMKLELEKLYENGLIDKADYLNAELILRREHRLEMEKENND is encoded by the coding sequence ATGAAAACTTTATTTGACGTGCAACAACTGTTGAAACGGTTCGGCATTTTTGTCTATATCGGTAAACGTCTTTATGATATAGAAGTCATGAAACTTGAACTTGAGAAATTGTATGAAAATGGGTTGATTGACAAGGCTGACTACCTGAATGCAGAATTAATTTTACGTCGCGAGCACCGTTTAGAAATGGAGAAAGAAAATAATGACTAA
- a CDS encoding prepilin peptidase: MDTFLFFFLGASLASFIGLVVDRFLEESILFPASHCNTCGKQLRPLDMIPVLSQIFNHSRCHFCKSKIPLWYGIFEFVCGLATALYYHDIIAPSSLFIFFFSMTLSLYDLKNQSFPLLIWLLPSASLLLFLPLNTVSIILLLLGIIAELFDIKIGSGDFFYLASLSLFLDLESILWIVELGSLVGILYCLFDKNKRIPFIPFLFLGYLLVIIFKCD, translated from the coding sequence ATGGACACTTTTTTATTCTTTTTTCTTGGAGCATCGCTTGCTTCATTTATCGGATTAGTTGTTGATCGTTTTCTAGAGGAATCTATTTTATTTCCTGCTAGTCATTGTAATACCTGTGGTAAACAACTGAGACCGCTAGACATGATTCCAGTTCTTTCTCAGATTTTTAATCATTCTCGCTGCCATTTTTGCAAAAGTAAAATACCTTTATGGTATGGCATTTTTGAATTTGTCTGTGGGCTCGCAACTGCTCTTTATTACCACGATATCATAGCACCATCTAGTCTCTTTATTTTCTTCTTTAGCATGACACTTAGTTTATATGATTTAAAAAACCAGTCCTTTCCTCTATTAATCTGGTTACTACCCAGTGCTTCTTTACTCCTTTTTCTTCCTCTTAATACGGTAAGTATTATTCTTCTTTTACTTGGGATCATAGCTGAGCTTTTTGACATAAAAATCGGTAGCGGTGATTTTTTCTACCTAGCCAGTTTGAGTCTTTTTCTTGATTTGGAGAGCATTTTATGGATTGTTGAACTGGGTTCTTTGGTAGGAATTCTGTATTGCCTTTTTGATAAAAACAAACGCATTCCCTTTATTCCTTTTCTATTTTTAGGCTATCTTTTAGTTATAATTTTTAAGTGTGATTAA